One part of the Leclercia sp. LSNIH1 genome encodes these proteins:
- the hofQ gene encoding DNA uptake porin HofQ: MKRGMVALLLIGGQTLAAEPLAVNLVVDDVPVAQLLQALAEQENRNMIIAPDVSGNVSLRLQKVPWLQAIQTVVTSAGLVMRQQEGIFYIHSAAWQQQQQARKEAERAKRQLSVPLEARSFSLSYADAGDLRQAAEKLLSPKGSLAVDKRTNRLLVRDSRAALDALQHWVGQMDLPVAQVELAAHIVSMSEKSLRELGVKWSLAQAQQPGKPGELTILNSDLAVTNATTQVGFTIGRINGRLLDIELSALEQKQQVDIIASPRLLASHMQPASIKQGSEIPYQVSSGESGATSVEFKEAVLGMEVTPVVLANGRVRLKLRISENSPGQVLKQADSETMTIDKQEIETQVEVKSGETLALGGIFSQRHKSGSENVPGLSRIPILGQFFRHQGKDNERRELVVFITPRLVATP, encoded by the coding sequence ATGAAAAGAGGGATGGTGGCATTGCTGCTGATCGGCGGCCAGACGCTGGCAGCGGAACCGTTGGCCGTGAATCTGGTCGTGGATGATGTGCCGGTCGCCCAGCTTCTGCAGGCCCTGGCGGAGCAGGAGAACCGCAATATGATTATCGCACCGGACGTGAGCGGCAATGTCTCTCTGCGTCTGCAAAAGGTTCCCTGGTTACAGGCGATACAGACGGTGGTGACCAGCGCCGGGCTGGTGATGCGCCAGCAGGAGGGCATCTTTTATATCCACAGCGCCGCCTGGCAACAACAGCAGCAGGCCAGAAAAGAGGCGGAGCGCGCTAAGCGTCAGCTCAGTGTGCCGCTGGAGGCGCGCAGTTTTTCTCTCTCCTATGCGGATGCGGGCGATCTCAGGCAGGCTGCCGAAAAGCTCCTCAGCCCAAAAGGCAGCCTTGCGGTGGACAAACGCACCAACCGTCTGCTGGTGCGCGACAGCCGGGCTGCGCTGGATGCGTTACAGCACTGGGTGGGGCAGATGGATCTGCCGGTAGCCCAGGTCGAGTTGGCGGCACACATTGTCAGCATGAGTGAAAAAAGCCTGCGGGAGCTGGGCGTAAAGTGGAGTCTGGCGCAGGCGCAGCAGCCCGGTAAGCCCGGAGAGCTGACGATACTCAACAGCGATCTTGCGGTGACCAACGCCACGACGCAGGTGGGTTTCACTATCGGCCGGATTAATGGCCGGTTGCTGGACATTGAGCTCTCCGCCCTGGAACAAAAACAGCAGGTGGATATTATCGCCAGCCCGCGTCTGCTGGCGTCGCACATGCAGCCTGCCAGCATTAAACAGGGGAGTGAAATTCCCTATCAGGTCTCCAGCGGAGAGAGCGGCGCGACGTCGGTGGAATTTAAAGAGGCGGTACTGGGCATGGAGGTGACCCCGGTGGTGCTGGCCAATGGACGTGTACGCCTGAAGCTGCGCATCAGCGAGAACAGCCCGGGCCAGGTGCTGAAGCAGGCCGACAGTGAAACCATGACGATAGACAAGCAGGAGATCGAAACCCAGGTAGAGGTCAAAAGTGGTGAAACGCTGGCCTTAGGTGGAATTTTTTCTCAGAGACATAAAAGCGGGAGTGAAAATGTGCCAGGCTTGAGCCGTATCCCCATCCTGGGGCAGTTTTTTCGCCATCAGGGTAAAGACAACGAGCGCCGGGAATTAGTGGTTTTTATTACCCCTCGTCTGGTTGCGACACCCTGA
- the aroK gene encoding shikimate kinase AroK, with the protein MAEKRNIFLVGPMGAGKSTIGRQLAQQLNMEFYDSDQEIEKRTGADVGWVFDVEGEEGFRDREEKVINELTEKQGIVLATGGGSVKSRETRNRLSARGVVVYLETTIEKQLARTQRDKKRPLLQVETPPREVLEALADERNPLYEEIADVTIRTDDQSAKVVANQIIHMLESN; encoded by the coding sequence ATGGCAGAGAAACGCAATATCTTTCTGGTTGGGCCTATGGGTGCCGGCAAAAGCACTATTGGGCGCCAGTTAGCTCAACAACTCAATATGGAATTTTACGATTCTGATCAAGAGATTGAGAAACGAACCGGAGCTGATGTGGGCTGGGTCTTCGATGTAGAAGGCGAAGAGGGTTTCCGTGACCGAGAAGAAAAAGTCATCAATGAACTTACGGAAAAACAGGGCATTGTGCTGGCTACTGGCGGCGGCTCTGTAAAATCTCGCGAAACTCGCAACCGTCTCTCCGCCCGCGGTGTCGTGGTCTATCTCGAAACGACCATCGAAAAACAACTGGCGCGTACGCAGCGTGATAAAAAACGCCCGTTGCTGCAGGTTGAGACGCCTCCACGTGAAGTTCTGGAAGCGCTGGCAGATGAACGCAATCCCCTGTACGAAGAGATTGCTGACGTCACCATTCGCACAGACGATCAGAGCGCTAAAGTGGTCGCAAACCAGATTATTCATATGCTGGAAAGCAACTGA
- the damX gene encoding cell division protein DamX, whose product MDEFKPEDELKPDPSDRRTGRTRQSSERDNEPQINFDEVDLDNDDPRPSRGRAAREEREEEDYESEDDSMDEAPVQRRPRKRKAAAAKPASRQYIMMGLGVLVLLLLIIGVGSALKAPSTSPAEQTASGEKSIDLSGSAADQANGSQPAPGATSAENTQQEISLPPVASTPTQGQSPATPEGQQRVEVQGNLNNALTQPQSEQQVNNVVVNSTLPTEPATVAPIRGATGQQQTAAAESAPRQTKPAQHQERKQAVIEPKREAKPQPVAKAEAPKAAAQPKHTETATSAPAKAPATTATAPKATPAPTATASTPAASAPAASASTGKSTGNVSSLKSAPSTNYTLQLSSSSSYDNLNGWAKKSNLKNFVVYETTRNGQPWYVLVSGVYSSKDEAKRAVATLPADVQAKNPWAKPIRQVQSDLK is encoded by the coding sequence ATGGATGAATTCAAACCAGAAGACGAGCTGAAACCCGATCCCAGCGATCGTCGTACTGGTCGTACTCGCCAATCTTCAGAACGCGATAACGAGCCGCAAATCAACTTTGATGAGGTCGATCTGGACAATGACGATCCTCGTCCTTCGCGTGGCCGCGCCGCCCGCGAGGAGCGTGAAGAAGAGGATTATGAGTCCGAAGATGATTCAATGGACGAAGCGCCCGTACAGCGTCGCCCGCGCAAGCGTAAGGCCGCTGCGGCGAAACCCGCTTCCCGCCAGTATATTATGATGGGCCTGGGGGTGCTGGTCCTGCTGCTGCTGATTATCGGCGTCGGCTCCGCACTGAAAGCCCCGTCCACCTCGCCTGCTGAACAAACTGCTTCCGGCGAGAAGAGTATCGATCTTTCCGGCAGCGCTGCCGACCAGGCAAATGGCTCGCAGCCAGCGCCAGGCGCTACCTCCGCAGAGAATACGCAGCAGGAGATCTCTCTGCCGCCTGTTGCCTCCACGCCGACTCAGGGCCAGTCTCCGGCTACTCCTGAAGGCCAGCAGCGCGTTGAGGTTCAGGGCAATCTGAATAACGCCCTGACGCAGCCGCAGAGCGAGCAGCAGGTTAACAATGTAGTGGTGAACTCCACCCTGCCGACCGAGCCTGCGACCGTAGCGCCAATCCGTGGTGCTACCGGGCAACAGCAGACGGCGGCGGCAGAATCTGCGCCACGTCAGACTAAACCTGCGCAGCATCAGGAGCGTAAGCAGGCGGTAATTGAGCCGAAGCGTGAAGCGAAGCCGCAGCCTGTTGCGAAAGCAGAAGCGCCTAAAGCAGCCGCGCAGCCGAAGCACACTGAGACGGCAACCAGCGCCCCGGCGAAAGCGCCTGCGACAACCGCGACGGCACCGAAAGCAACGCCAGCGCCGACCGCAACAGCATCGACGCCAGCGGCGAGCGCCCCGGCGGCTTCTGCCAGCACCGGTAAATCGACAGGGAACGTGAGTTCACTGAAGTCTGCGCCGTCCACCAACTACACGTTGCAGCTGAGCAGCTCTTCCAGCTATGACAACCTCAACGGCTGGGCGAAAAAATCGAACCTGAAAAACTTTGTTGTCTATGAGACCACCCGTAACGGTCAGCCATGGTATGTGCTGGTAAGCGGTGTGTACTCATCGAAAGACGAAGCAAAACGCGCGGTTGCCACACTGCCAGCCGACGTTCAGGCGAAAAATCCGTGGGCGAAGCCGATCCGTCAGGTTCAGTCCGATTTGAAGTAA
- the cysG gene encoding siroheme synthase CysG encodes MDHLPIFCQLRNRDCLLVGGGDVAERKARLLLDAGARLTVNALDFAPQFTVWAQEGMLTLVEGEFNETLLDTCWLTIAATDDDAVNQRVSDACEARRIFCNVVDAPKEASFIMPSIIDRSPLMVAVSSGGTSPVLARLLREKLEAILPQHLGQVAQYAGQLRSRVKKQFATVGERRRFWEKFFVNDRLAQSLANQDQKAVDETTEQLINAPLDHRGEVVLVGAGPGDAGLLTLKGLQQIQQADIVVYDRLVSDDIMNLVRRDADRVFVGKRAGYHCVPQEEINQILLREAQKGKRVVRLKGGDPFIFGRGGEELETLCEAGIPFSVVPGITAASGCSAYSGIPLTHRDYAQSVRLVTGHLKTGSELDWHNLAAEKQTLVFYMGLNQAATIQAKLLEHGMDAEMPVALVENGTSIKQRVVSGVLTQLGELAQQVESPALIVVGRVVALRDKLNWFSNH; translated from the coding sequence GTGGATCACCTGCCAATATTCTGTCAATTACGCAATCGTGACTGCCTGCTCGTAGGTGGTGGCGATGTGGCTGAACGCAAAGCCCGCCTGCTGTTAGACGCAGGTGCCCGACTTACCGTCAACGCTCTCGACTTCGCCCCGCAATTCACCGTGTGGGCGCAGGAAGGGATGCTCACCCTCGTTGAGGGTGAGTTCAACGAAACGCTGCTCGATACCTGCTGGCTGACCATCGCCGCCACCGACGACGATGCGGTTAACCAGCGCGTCAGCGACGCCTGTGAAGCGCGGCGGATCTTCTGCAACGTGGTGGATGCGCCGAAAGAGGCGAGCTTTATCATGCCGTCGATTATCGACCGCTCGCCGTTGATGGTCGCTGTCTCCTCCGGTGGCACCTCGCCGGTACTGGCGCGCCTGCTGCGTGAAAAGCTGGAAGCCATTCTGCCGCAGCATTTAGGCCAGGTGGCCCAGTATGCGGGGCAGCTGCGAAGCCGTGTGAAAAAGCAGTTTGCCACCGTGGGCGAACGCCGTCGTTTCTGGGAAAAATTCTTTGTGAACGACCGGCTGGCGCAGTCGCTGGCGAATCAGGATCAAAAGGCCGTGGATGAAACCACCGAGCAACTGATCAATGCCCCGCTCGATCACCGGGGCGAAGTGGTGCTGGTGGGTGCCGGTCCGGGTGATGCCGGCCTGTTAACCCTGAAAGGGCTACAGCAGATCCAGCAGGCGGATATCGTGGTCTATGACCGCCTGGTCTCTGACGACATTATGAACCTGGTGCGCCGGGATGCCGACCGGGTGTTTGTCGGCAAGCGCGCAGGTTATCACTGCGTTCCGCAGGAAGAGATTAACCAGATCCTGCTGCGTGAAGCCCAGAAGGGTAAACGCGTGGTGCGGCTGAAAGGCGGCGATCCGTTTATCTTCGGGCGCGGCGGCGAGGAGCTGGAGACGCTATGCGAAGCGGGCATTCCCTTCTCGGTGGTGCCGGGCATTACCGCAGCCTCCGGTTGCTCCGCCTATTCCGGCATTCCGCTGACCCATCGCGATTACGCCCAGAGCGTACGTCTGGTTACCGGCCATCTGAAAACCGGCAGCGAGCTGGACTGGCATAACCTGGCCGCAGAAAAACAGACTCTGGTCTTCTATATGGGGCTGAACCAGGCGGCGACGATACAGGCGAAACTGCTTGAACATGGCATGGATGCAGAAATGCCGGTTGCGCTGGTAGAGAACGGCACATCGATTAAACAGCGCGTGGTCAGCGGCGTGTTAACCCAGTTGGGCGAGCTGGCGCAGCAGGTTGAAAGCCCGGCGCTGATCGTGGTGGGTCGCGTGGTGGCGCTGCGTGACAAACTCAACTGGTTTTCAAACCACTAG
- the aroB gene encoding 3-dehydroquinate synthase, with amino-acid sequence MERITVTLGERSYPITIAAGLFNDPASFLPLKAGDQAMLVTNETLAPLYLDRVRQLLEQAGVKVDSVILPDGEQYKSLTVLDTVFTALLQKPHGRDTTLLALGGGVVGDLTGFAAASYQRGVRFIQIPTTLLSQVDSSVGGKTAVNHPLGKNMIGAFYQPASVVVDLDCLQTLPKRELASGLAEVIKYGIILDGEFFSWLEENMDALLRLDGQAMAYCIRRCCELKAEVVAADERETGLRALLNLGHTYGHAIEAEMGYGNWLHGEAVAAGMVMAARTSERLGQFSKADTQRIITLLERAGLPVTGPREMSAQAYLPHMMRDKKVLAGEMRLVLPLAIGKSEVRGGVPHDVVLGAIADCQQA; translated from the coding sequence ATGGAGAGGATTACAGTCACGCTCGGTGAACGGAGTTACCCTATCACTATCGCGGCTGGTTTGTTTAACGACCCAGCTTCCTTCTTACCACTGAAAGCGGGTGATCAGGCAATGCTGGTCACCAATGAGACACTGGCTCCGCTTTATCTCGACCGCGTACGTCAGCTGCTTGAACAGGCTGGCGTGAAGGTCGACAGTGTGATTCTGCCTGATGGCGAACAGTATAAAAGCCTGACGGTACTTGATACCGTCTTCACCGCATTACTGCAAAAACCGCACGGTCGCGACACAACACTGCTGGCATTAGGCGGCGGTGTTGTTGGCGATCTGACCGGGTTTGCGGCAGCAAGCTATCAGCGTGGCGTTCGTTTTATTCAGATCCCGACCACGCTGTTGTCGCAGGTTGACTCTTCTGTTGGCGGCAAAACCGCCGTAAACCATCCGCTTGGCAAAAACATGATTGGCGCGTTCTATCAGCCCGCGTCGGTGGTGGTGGATCTCGACTGCCTGCAAACGCTGCCGAAGCGCGAGCTGGCATCTGGCCTGGCGGAAGTGATCAAGTACGGCATTATTCTGGATGGCGAGTTCTTTAGCTGGCTTGAAGAGAATATGGACGCCTTATTGCGCCTGGATGGTCAGGCGATGGCGTACTGTATTCGCCGTTGTTGTGAGCTGAAAGCAGAAGTGGTTGCCGCAGACGAGCGCGAAACAGGCTTACGTGCTTTACTGAATCTGGGGCACACCTATGGCCATGCTATCGAAGCCGAAATGGGCTACGGTAACTGGCTGCATGGCGAGGCCGTGGCGGCAGGGATGGTGATGGCCGCTCGCACCTCAGAGCGTCTGGGTCAGTTCAGCAAGGCGGATACACAACGCATTATCACGTTGCTTGAGCGTGCCGGGTTACCGGTGACGGGACCGCGCGAAATGTCAGCGCAGGCCTACTTGCCGCACATGATGCGTGATAAAAAAGTATTAGCAGGCGAGATGCGTCTGGTACTCCCGCTTGCAATCGGAAAGAGTGAAGTTCGTGGCGGTGTGCCGCACGATGTCGTTCTTGGCGCTATTGCTGATTGCCAGCAAGCGTAA
- the nirC gene encoding nitrite transporter NirC, which produces MFTDTINKCAANAARIARLSKNSPLGFWISSAMAGAYVGLGIILIFTLGNLVDPSVRPLVMGATFGIALTLVIIAGSELFTGHTMFLTLGVKAGTITQGQMWGILPQTWLGNLVGSVFVALLYSWGGGSLLPVDTSLVHTVALAKTTAPAMVLFFKGALCNWLVCLAIWMAIRTDGAAKFIAIWWCLLAFIASGYEHSIANMTLFALSWFGHHSEAYTLSGIGHNLLWVTLGNTLSGVVFMGWGYWYATPKAERPTPATIATVQAKANQ; this is translated from the coding sequence ATGTTTACAGACACCATCAATAAGTGTGCGGCTAACGCTGCCCGGATTGCACGCCTCAGTAAAAACAGTCCTCTCGGCTTCTGGATCAGCTCCGCCATGGCGGGCGCCTATGTCGGCCTGGGGATCATTTTAATTTTCACTCTTGGTAACCTCGTCGACCCGTCTGTGCGTCCGCTGGTGATGGGCGCCACCTTCGGGATCGCTTTAACCCTGGTCATCATCGCCGGTTCTGAACTGTTCACCGGTCACACCATGTTCCTGACGCTGGGTGTCAAAGCGGGCACCATCACTCAGGGCCAGATGTGGGGCATTCTGCCGCAGACCTGGCTCGGTAACCTGGTGGGCTCGGTGTTTGTCGCGCTGCTGTATAGCTGGGGCGGCGGAAGCCTGTTGCCGGTCGATACCAGCCTCGTGCACACCGTCGCGCTGGCAAAAACTACCGCCCCGGCGATGGTGCTCTTCTTTAAAGGCGCGCTCTGTAACTGGCTGGTTTGCCTGGCTATCTGGATGGCAATCCGTACTGACGGCGCCGCGAAGTTCATCGCTATCTGGTGGTGTCTGCTGGCCTTTATCGCCTCTGGCTACGAACACTCCATCGCCAACATGACGCTGTTTGCCCTCTCCTGGTTCGGTCACCACAGCGAAGCGTATACCCTGTCAGGTATCGGCCATAACCTGTTGTGGGTAACGCTTGGCAATACCCTTTCCGGGGTTGTATTTATGGGTTGGGGTTACTGGTATGCTACCCCTAAAGCGGAGCGTCCGACTCCTGCAACCATCGCAACCGTTCAGGCGAAAGCCAACCAGTAA
- a CDS encoding YhfL family protein, whose product MFKLAKIALVAGILTTLTACTGHVQNTKNNCSYDYLLHPAISISKIIGGCGPAANQ is encoded by the coding sequence ATGTTCAAACTGGCAAAGATTGCCCTGGTTGCAGGCATCTTAACAACCCTGACGGCGTGCACTGGCCATGTGCAAAACACCAAAAATAACTGCAGCTACGATTACCTGCTCCACCCGGCGATCTCCATCTCTAAGATCATCGGTGGCTGCGGCCCGGCAGCAAATCAGTAA
- the dam gene encoding adenine-specific DNA-methyltransferase has protein sequence MKKNRAFLKWAGGKYPLLDDIQKHLPDGECLVEPFVGAGSVFLNTNYSRYILADINSDLISLYNIVKERTDEYVDEARKLFTPENNTPDVYYQHRAEFNQCQDKFRRALLFLYLNRHGYNGLCRYNLRGEFNVPFGRYKRPYFPQAELYHFAEKAQNAEFYCLSYEECMNLADVNSVVYCDPPYAPLSATANFTAYHTNSFSPAEQAHLAGMAEKLVSKSIPVLISNHDTPDTREWYKAAEHFQVKVRRSISSNGGTRKKVDELLALYLP, from the coding sequence ATGAAAAAAAATCGCGCTTTTTTGAAATGGGCAGGGGGGAAATACCCCCTGCTCGATGATATTCAAAAACACCTGCCAGACGGCGAGTGTCTTGTCGAACCCTTTGTTGGTGCGGGCTCGGTATTTCTCAATACCAACTACTCCCGCTATATCCTTGCGGATATCAACAGCGACCTGATCAGTCTTTACAACATCGTAAAAGAGCGTACCGATGAGTACGTCGATGAGGCGCGCAAGCTGTTTACGCCAGAGAACAACACCCCGGACGTTTACTATCAGCACCGCGCTGAGTTTAATCAGTGCCAGGATAAGTTCCGCCGTGCGCTGCTGTTCCTCTATCTTAATCGCCACGGTTACAACGGCCTGTGCCGGTATAATCTGCGTGGTGAATTCAACGTGCCGTTTGGCCGCTACAAGCGTCCCTATTTCCCTCAGGCCGAGCTGTATCACTTTGCTGAAAAAGCGCAGAATGCAGAGTTTTATTGCCTCTCGTATGAAGAGTGTATGAACCTTGCTGACGTCAATTCGGTGGTTTACTGTGACCCCCCGTACGCACCGCTGTCTGCTACGGCGAACTTTACCGCTTATCACACCAACAGCTTTAGCCCTGCCGAGCAGGCGCATCTGGCGGGGATGGCGGAAAAGCTGGTCAGCAAAAGTATCCCGGTGTTAATTTCGAATCACGATACGCCCGATACGCGCGAATGGTACAAGGCCGCGGAGCATTTTCAGGTCAAAGTCCGGCGCAGCATCAGCAGCAACGGCGGCACACGTAAAAAGGTGGACGAACTGCTGGCACTCTATCTGCCCTGA
- the rpe gene encoding ribulose-phosphate 3-epimerase, giving the protein MKQYLIAPSILSADFARLGEDTAKALAAGADVVHFDVMDNHYVPNLTIGPMVLKALRNYGVTAPIDVHLMVKPVDRIVPDFAAAGASIITFHPEASEHVDRTLQLIKEHGCKAGLVFNPATPLSYLDYVMNKLDVILLMSVNPGFGGQSFIPHTLDKLREVRRRIDESGFDIRLEVDGGVKVSNIGEIAAAGADMFVAGSAIFDQPDYKKVIDEMRSELAKVSHG; this is encoded by the coding sequence ATGAAACAGTATTTGATTGCACCCTCAATTCTTTCGGCTGATTTTGCCCGGCTGGGCGAAGATACCGCGAAAGCACTGGCTGCCGGTGCGGATGTCGTTCATTTCGACGTTATGGATAACCACTACGTGCCTAACCTGACCATCGGCCCGATGGTCCTGAAGGCGCTGCGCAATTATGGCGTGACCGCACCGATTGACGTGCACCTGATGGTAAAACCGGTCGATCGCATCGTGCCAGATTTTGCCGCCGCGGGTGCCAGCATCATCACCTTCCATCCTGAAGCCTCCGAACACGTTGACCGTACGCTACAGCTGATCAAAGAGCACGGCTGTAAGGCGGGCCTGGTCTTCAATCCGGCCACGCCGCTGAGCTACCTGGATTACGTCATGAACAAGCTGGACGTGATCCTGCTGATGTCCGTTAACCCGGGCTTTGGCGGGCAGTCTTTCATTCCGCATACGCTGGATAAACTGCGGGAAGTACGTCGCCGTATCGACGAGTCTGGCTTTGATATCCGCCTCGAAGTGGATGGCGGCGTGAAGGTCAGCAACATCGGCGAAATCGCGGCGGCGGGGGCAGATATGTTTGTCGCGGGTTCGGCTATTTTCGATCAGCCGGACTACAAAAAAGTCATTGATGAAATGCGCAGTGAACTGGCGAAGGTAAGTCATGGATAA
- the gph gene encoding phosphoglycolate phosphatase: MDNLQAIRGVAFDLDGTLVDSAPGLTAAVDQALYALELPVAGEERVVTWIGNGADVLMERALTWARQERAVQRAAQGKPGVDHADIPQEEQVRILRKLFNRFYEETVEEGSFLFPDVAATLSALHAQGLPLGLVTNKPTAFVAPLLEALDIAHYFSVIVGGDDVQNKKPHPEPLLLVAGKLSLPPEALLFVGDSRNDILAARAAGCPSVGLTYGYNYGESITLSEPDFVFDHFKDLLPVLGLSHSENQELKND; encoded by the coding sequence ATGGATAATTTGCAGGCAATTCGGGGTGTTGCATTTGACCTCGACGGTACGCTGGTGGACAGCGCACCGGGTTTAACCGCGGCGGTCGATCAGGCGCTGTACGCGCTGGAGCTGCCGGTGGCGGGCGAAGAACGTGTGGTGACGTGGATCGGTAACGGGGCTGACGTGCTGATGGAGCGCGCGCTGACCTGGGCGCGCCAGGAGCGTGCTGTTCAACGTGCGGCGCAGGGCAAGCCGGGTGTCGATCATGCAGACATCCCTCAGGAAGAGCAGGTGCGTATCCTGCGTAAGCTGTTTAACCGTTTTTATGAAGAGACGGTGGAAGAGGGTAGCTTCCTGTTCCCGGATGTGGCCGCTACGCTGAGCGCGCTGCATGCTCAGGGTCTGCCGCTAGGGCTGGTGACCAACAAGCCGACGGCGTTCGTCGCCCCGCTGCTGGAAGCGCTCGATATCGCTCACTATTTCTCGGTTATTGTCGGCGGCGACGATGTGCAGAACAAGAAGCCGCATCCCGAACCGCTACTGCTGGTGGCAGGAAAATTATCCTTACCGCCTGAAGCGCTGCTCTTTGTGGGTGATTCGCGCAATGATATTCTGGCTGCCAGGGCCGCAGGCTGCCCGTCCGTTGGCCTGACTTATGGCTATAACTACGGTGAATCCATTACGCTGAGTGAGCCGGATTTTGTCTTCGACCACTTCAAAGATTTGTTGCCCGTTCTCGGGCTTTCGCACAGTGAAAATCAGGAATTGAAAAATGACTAA
- a CDS encoding HofP DNA utilization family protein, which translates to MRVSGGVLLLLPLLLGMRDPFQAPVSRCPDAALSQWHYAGLVSGAVPVGIVRDEKSRWLRVRRGDTLPQGWRVRVLDEKELVIDTSEACEPPLWRWQRQGTKQDEKRDGGIAADRRPDAGSGTVGRESGRG; encoded by the coding sequence ATGCGGGTTAGCGGTGGCGTACTGCTTCTGCTGCCGCTTCTTCTCGGCATGCGCGATCCGTTTCAGGCTCCGGTGTCACGCTGCCCCGATGCAGCCCTGAGCCAGTGGCATTATGCCGGGCTGGTATCCGGCGCGGTGCCGGTGGGCATCGTCAGGGATGAAAAGTCCCGCTGGTTGCGGGTGCGTCGCGGCGACACGTTGCCTCAGGGCTGGCGGGTAAGGGTGCTGGATGAAAAGGAGTTGGTCATCGACACGTCTGAGGCGTGTGAACCGCCGTTATGGCGATGGCAACGACAAGGAACGAAACAGGATGAAAAGAGGGATGGTGGCATTGCTGCTGATCGGCGGCCAGACGCTGGCAGCGGAACCGTTGGCCGTGAATCTGGTCGTGGATGA
- the trpS gene encoding tryptophan--tRNA ligase — MTKPIVFSGAQPSGELTIGNYMGALRQWVGMQDDYHCIYCIVDLHAITARQDPEKLRKATLDTLALYLACGIDPEKSTIFVQSHVPEHAQLGWALNCYTYFGELSRMTQFKDKSARYSENINAGLFDYPVLMAADILLYQTNQVPVGEDQKQHLELSRDIAQRFNALYGDVFKVPEPFIPKSGARVMSLLEPTKKMSKSDDNRNNVIGLLEDPKAVVKKLKRAVTDSDEPPVVRYDVQNKAGVSNLLDILSGVTGRTIPELEQHFEGKMYGHLKGEVAEAVSGMLTELQARYHQFRNDEAYLQKVMKEGAEKASARASETLKAVYEAIGFVAKP, encoded by the coding sequence ATGACTAAGCCCATCGTATTTAGTGGCGCACAGCCCTCAGGTGAACTGACCATTGGCAACTATATGGGTGCGCTGCGTCAGTGGGTTGGCATGCAGGATGATTACCACTGCATTTATTGCATCGTGGATTTGCACGCTATCACCGCGCGTCAGGATCCTGAGAAACTGCGTAAGGCCACGCTGGATACGCTTGCGCTCTATCTGGCCTGTGGTATCGACCCGGAGAAAAGCACCATTTTCGTTCAGTCTCACGTGCCGGAGCATGCGCAGCTGGGCTGGGCGCTGAACTGCTACACCTACTTTGGCGAACTGAGCCGCATGACCCAGTTCAAGGACAAATCGGCCCGCTATTCGGAAAACATCAACGCCGGTCTGTTTGATTACCCGGTGCTGATGGCCGCTGACATTCTGCTCTACCAGACCAACCAGGTGCCGGTGGGTGAAGATCAGAAGCAGCATCTGGAGCTGAGCCGCGATATCGCCCAGCGCTTTAACGCGCTGTATGGTGATGTCTTCAAAGTGCCGGAGCCGTTTATTCCGAAGTCCGGCGCCCGCGTGATGTCCCTGCTGGAGCCGACCAAAAAGATGTCCAAGTCGGACGATAACCGCAACAACGTTATCGGCCTGCTGGAAGATCCGAAAGCGGTGGTGAAAAAGCTCAAGCGTGCGGTGACCGATTCGGACGAGCCGCCTGTGGTGCGTTACGACGTGCAGAACAAAGCGGGCGTCTCTAACCTGCTGGATATTCTCTCTGGCGTGACGGGCCGTACCATTCCGGAGCTGGAGCAGCACTTCGAAGGTAAGATGTATGGCCATCTGAAAGGTGAAGTGGCTGAAGCGGTTTCCGGCATGCTCACCGAGCTGCAGGCGCGCTATCACCAGTTCCGCAATGACGAAGCTTACCTGCAGAAGGTGATGAAAGAGGGCGCCGAGAAGGCCAGCGCACGCGCCTCAGAAACCCTGAAAGCGGTCTACGAAGCGATTGGGTTTGTGGCGAAGCCTTAA